A stretch of Anaeromyxobacter dehalogenans 2CP-1 DNA encodes these proteins:
- a CDS encoding DUF3857 domain-containing protein, with the protein MSRAVRRAAPRFTGVAALAALALACAGPRAEQAEPGRATREGLAALEQNDVARAEARLGPASRVRDPWARFGASLLARRALDGEAEVQRLLAAVEAGPDEPIALVALRRLSELAERGPALAAQVDAGVLRLGAGGRLRGLAAYRVRVARVTAAEVLGDHEAAAQARRENGAVPVWSIAGPFAAHHALDFGAPIPPDRGELPASVPGRAGGPAVPTRALPAPDGTVALDGEPAGGDLFALATDVDLARGGRYLVTLGTQLSARLVVDGALVHERRAFGAWLPGLVHLPVELARGRHRVVLEVTRGGPSTGIHLAFARADGAASDARFAAPAPGAPPAPAAARSRAEPALTPRALALALEPDVGAATARLLAARDAMVNDREAAKVLLAEALALRPEAAALRAARADAAVDDPSLDEQVARARAEADLREALRLDPGDAEARVELAALLRGAERHDDAEAVLAGLAPEAAARPAGIAARARAAQARGLLERAEGLAAEALRSAGSCDAADLAYELAVRRGAAAREDEAMAVLSRCRGGRERLAGHLRRRGDPVAERAALDPVVRARPWAVEPGLTRADALVASGETRRAVAALEAIAGIWPRDARVQRRLADARELSGDAPGARAARERALALEPGDLQLRRALALEDGTEVLADVAADPRAAIRAYEAAGRRNGASTVMVLDAAYVDVHPGGAATERTQQLVHVLDQQGVEQFGEVTVPAGADVLALRTIKPDGTTLEPERAGSAKGSISLAGLAPGDYVELDYVRAAQSPPGLEGYVADPFYFQVPGSRLFRSLYVVRAPAGLGLEADAHGMPAPVPVRDGGREVLRAERHDVPAIVPEPDAPGGAEYLPFLAVGTGGGRAALQRAIADALPERTRATAELRAFAREIAAGGGGPAQLARAAYARVAQAVLGSGGGMGEDASVALSRGRGSRLAVLKAVLAELGIESRVALVRPYSADPAPYRFPALGLYAAPLLRVRAGGATFWLDPTARHAPFGAFPAVLAGCEALVLPEPGEAPEVDRTPESPLVEEGRETTARLVLAADGSAEASGTDRYLGYGGAELKAALERLDAAQRRQAVEGMLGRVLRGVTVTEVAFAGEDDPAAPLEIRWKARVPELARAVEGGLVLDQPLFPARLGARLVGVAARRTPLLLPTPERQVQRVEVVPPRGLAVVADAPRTASSPSGRFTQTERLDGGALVREERLDLRRGRIAPEHYAELAAFAAAVDQAQERPLLLAR; encoded by the coding sequence ATGAGCCGCGCCGTGCGCCGGGCCGCGCCGCGGTTCACCGGGGTCGCCGCGCTCGCGGCGCTCGCGCTCGCCTGCGCCGGACCGCGCGCCGAGCAGGCCGAGCCCGGGCGCGCCACGCGCGAGGGTCTGGCAGCGCTGGAGCAGAACGACGTGGCCCGCGCCGAGGCGCGGCTCGGGCCGGCCTCGCGGGTCCGCGACCCGTGGGCGCGGTTCGGCGCGTCGCTGCTCGCGCGGCGGGCGCTCGACGGCGAGGCGGAGGTGCAGCGGCTGCTCGCGGCCGTGGAGGCCGGGCCGGACGAGCCCATCGCGCTCGTGGCCCTGCGCAGGCTCTCTGAGCTGGCCGAGCGCGGCCCGGCGCTGGCGGCGCAGGTGGACGCGGGCGTGCTGCGGCTCGGGGCGGGCGGCCGCCTGCGCGGGCTCGCCGCCTACCGGGTACGGGTGGCGCGGGTGACCGCGGCGGAGGTGCTCGGGGATCACGAGGCCGCCGCCCAGGCCCGGCGCGAGAACGGCGCGGTCCCGGTCTGGTCGATCGCCGGGCCGTTCGCGGCCCACCACGCGCTCGACTTCGGCGCGCCCATCCCGCCCGACCGCGGAGAGCTGCCGGCCTCGGTGCCCGGTCGTGCCGGCGGGCCCGCGGTGCCGACCCGCGCGCTCCCCGCGCCCGACGGCACCGTCGCGCTCGACGGCGAGCCGGCGGGCGGGGACCTGTTCGCGCTCGCCACCGACGTGGACCTGGCCCGCGGCGGCCGCTACCTCGTGACGCTCGGGACGCAGCTCTCGGCCCGCCTCGTCGTGGACGGCGCGCTGGTGCACGAGCGGCGCGCGTTCGGGGCCTGGCTCCCGGGGCTCGTGCACCTGCCGGTGGAGCTCGCGCGCGGCCGGCACCGCGTGGTGCTGGAGGTGACCCGCGGCGGGCCGAGCACGGGGATCCACCTGGCCTTCGCGCGCGCCGACGGCGCCGCCTCCGACGCCCGCTTCGCCGCGCCGGCTCCGGGCGCGCCGCCCGCGCCGGCCGCCGCGCGGTCCCGCGCCGAGCCGGCGCTGACCCCGCGGGCGCTGGCGCTCGCGCTCGAGCCGGACGTCGGGGCGGCCACCGCGCGCCTGCTGGCGGCCCGGGACGCGATGGTGAACGACCGCGAGGCGGCCAAGGTGCTGCTCGCCGAGGCGCTGGCCCTGCGCCCGGAGGCGGCGGCGCTCCGCGCGGCGCGGGCGGACGCCGCGGTCGACGACCCGAGCCTCGACGAGCAGGTGGCGCGGGCGCGCGCCGAGGCCGACCTGCGCGAGGCGCTGCGGCTCGACCCGGGCGACGCCGAGGCGCGCGTGGAGCTCGCGGCCCTGCTGCGCGGCGCCGAGCGCCACGACGACGCCGAGGCGGTGCTGGCCGGCCTGGCCCCCGAGGCGGCCGCCCGGCCCGCCGGGATCGCCGCCCGGGCGCGCGCGGCCCAGGCCCGCGGCTTGCTGGAGCGCGCCGAGGGGCTCGCCGCCGAGGCGCTCCGCTCGGCGGGGAGCTGCGACGCGGCCGACCTCGCCTACGAGCTGGCGGTCCGGCGCGGCGCCGCCGCCCGCGAGGACGAGGCCATGGCGGTGCTCTCGCGCTGCCGGGGCGGTCGCGAGCGCCTGGCGGGCCACCTCAGGCGGCGCGGCGATCCGGTGGCGGAGCGGGCCGCGCTCGACCCGGTGGTGCGCGCCCGGCCCTGGGCGGTCGAGCCGGGGCTGACCCGCGCCGACGCGCTCGTCGCCTCGGGGGAGACGCGCCGCGCCGTCGCGGCGCTGGAGGCCATCGCGGGGATCTGGCCGCGAGACGCCCGCGTACAGCGGCGGCTCGCCGACGCGCGCGAGCTGTCCGGGGACGCGCCCGGCGCCCGCGCCGCGCGCGAGCGGGCGCTGGCGCTCGAACCGGGCGACCTGCAGCTCCGGCGGGCGCTCGCGCTGGAGGACGGGACCGAGGTGCTCGCCGACGTGGCGGCGGACCCGCGCGCGGCCATCCGCGCGTACGAGGCCGCCGGCCGGCGCAACGGCGCGTCCACCGTGATGGTGCTCGACGCCGCCTACGTCGACGTCCACCCGGGCGGCGCCGCCACCGAGCGCACGCAGCAGCTCGTGCACGTGCTCGACCAGCAGGGCGTGGAGCAGTTCGGCGAGGTGACCGTGCCGGCCGGCGCGGACGTGCTCGCGCTCCGCACCATCAAGCCCGACGGCACCACGCTGGAGCCGGAGCGGGCCGGGAGCGCCAAGGGATCGATCTCGCTGGCCGGGCTCGCGCCGGGGGACTACGTGGAGCTCGACTACGTCCGCGCGGCGCAGTCGCCGCCCGGCCTGGAGGGCTACGTCGCCGATCCCTTCTACTTCCAGGTGCCCGGGAGCCGGCTGTTCCGGTCGCTGTACGTGGTGCGCGCGCCGGCGGGCCTCGGGCTCGAGGCCGATGCGCACGGCATGCCGGCGCCCGTGCCGGTGCGGGACGGCGGGCGAGAGGTGCTCCGGGCCGAGCGGCACGACGTGCCGGCGATCGTCCCGGAGCCGGACGCGCCGGGCGGCGCCGAGTACCTGCCGTTCCTCGCGGTCGGGACCGGCGGCGGGCGCGCGGCGCTGCAGCGCGCGATCGCCGACGCGCTGCCGGAGCGCACCCGCGCCACCGCCGAGCTCCGCGCGTTCGCGCGCGAGATCGCGGCGGGCGGCGGCGGGCCGGCCCAGCTCGCGCGCGCCGCCTACGCCCGGGTGGCGCAGGCGGTGCTCGGGTCGGGCGGCGGGATGGGCGAGGACGCGAGCGTGGCGCTCTCGCGCGGGCGCGGCAGCCGGCTGGCGGTGCTGAAGGCGGTGCTCGCCGAGCTCGGCATCGAGTCGCGCGTGGCGCTGGTGCGGCCGTACAGCGCCGATCCGGCGCCCTACCGCTTCCCGGCGCTCGGCCTCTACGCCGCGCCCCTGCTGCGGGTGCGCGCCGGGGGCGCGACCTTCTGGCTCGACCCGACCGCCCGGCACGCGCCGTTCGGCGCGTTCCCGGCGGTGCTGGCGGGGTGCGAGGCGCTCGTGCTGCCGGAGCCGGGCGAGGCGCCGGAGGTGGACCGGACGCCGGAGAGCCCGCTGGTGGAGGAGGGCCGGGAGACCACGGCCCGGCTGGTGCTCGCCGCGGACGGGTCCGCCGAGGCGAGCGGCACCGATCGCTACCTCGGCTACGGCGGCGCGGAGCTGAAGGCCGCGCTCGAGCGCCTCGACGCCGCGCAGCGGCGCCAGGCGGTGGAGGGGATGCTGGGGCGGGTGCTGCGCGGCGTGACCGTCACCGAGGTCGCGTTCGCGGGCGAGGACGATCCCGCGGCGCCGCTCGAGATCCGCTGGAAGGCACGCGTGCCGGAGCTGGCGCGGGCGGTGGAGGGCGGGCTGGTGCTGGACCAGCCGCTCTTCCCGGCGCGCCTCGGCGCGCGGCTGGTGGGCGTCGCGGCCCGCCGGACGCCGCTCCTCCTGCCCACGCCCGAGCGGCAGGTGCAGCGGGTCGAGGTGGTGCCGCCGCGCGGCCTGGCGGTCGTCGCCGACGCGCCGCGCACCGCGTCGTCGCCCTCGGGCAGGTTCACGCAGACGGAGCGGCTGGACGGCGGCGCGCTGGTCCGCGAGGAGCGCCTCGACCTGCGCCGCGGGCGCATCGCGCCGGAGCACTACGCCGAGCTGGCCGCGTTCGCGGCCGCGGTGGACCAGGCGCAGGAGCGGCCGCTGCTCCTCGCACGCTGA
- a CDS encoding DUF4230 domain-containing protein has translation MRRLLALLVLGLAAGAGLGLALRLGRAPALPDPPAVATRIREVARLEALDVTLYKKVAFSPEPAEAGSLWGDVAGWLRHVFRTPHGKAIVFADAHLGLDLARLDASRVRVTGRTAEIALPPVEVRIALRPGETEVIGSNLDSAETARLLELARAAFEREVQADAALRARARASAERAIRGLLLGLGFAEVRFVDALPAAAPSS, from the coding sequence ATGCGCCGGCTCCTCGCACTCCTCGTCCTGGGCCTCGCGGCGGGCGCCGGGCTCGGCCTGGCGCTGCGGCTCGGACGCGCCCCCGCCCTGCCCGATCCGCCCGCCGTGGCCACCCGGATCCGCGAGGTGGCGCGGCTCGAGGCGCTCGACGTCACGCTCTACAAGAAGGTCGCGTTCTCGCCCGAGCCGGCCGAGGCGGGGTCGCTGTGGGGCGACGTGGCCGGCTGGCTGCGCCACGTGTTCCGCACGCCGCACGGCAAGGCGATCGTGTTCGCCGACGCGCACCTCGGGCTCGACCTGGCCCGGCTCGACGCCTCGCGCGTGCGGGTGACCGGGCGCACCGCGGAGATCGCGCTGCCGCCCGTCGAGGTCCGCATCGCGCTGCGGCCGGGCGAGACGGAGGTGATCGGCTCGAACCTCGACTCCGCCGAGACCGCGCGCCTGCTGGAGCTGGCCCGCGCCGCGTTCGAGCGCGAGGTGCAGGCGGACGCGGCGCTCCGCGCCCGCGCGCGGGCGTCGGCGGAGCGGGCCATCCGCGGGCTGCTGCTCGGCCTCGGGTTCGCCGAGGTCCGCTTCGTGGACGCGCTGCCCGCGGCGGCGCCCTCCAGCTGA
- a CDS encoding TfoX/Sxy family protein, producing MPISPSFVDHAVDLVSALGPVQARRMFGGVGLYCDGLMFGLLDGDELFLKTDGETRPWFLEAGCRMWIYPGMYETSYYRPPDEAHEDAEAMLPWARLALDAAVRAQAARAAKARAPRRAGAKARGTRGAAAKAAKAAKAKARAGTGARPGRKGARPSKPRPARKAAPSAAGRKSTAPSPKTRRAGVRAGGRGSARRRGAPSARRPR from the coding sequence ATGCCCATCTCACCTTCGTTCGTGGACCACGCCGTCGACCTCGTCTCCGCGCTCGGTCCCGTCCAGGCCCGCCGGATGTTCGGCGGCGTCGGCCTGTACTGCGACGGCCTGATGTTCGGCCTGCTCGACGGGGACGAGCTGTTCCTCAAGACGGACGGCGAGACGCGCCCGTGGTTCCTCGAGGCGGGCTGCCGGATGTGGATCTACCCCGGCATGTACGAGACGAGCTACTACCGGCCGCCCGACGAGGCGCACGAGGACGCCGAGGCGATGCTCCCGTGGGCGCGGCTCGCGCTCGACGCGGCGGTCCGTGCGCAGGCCGCACGCGCGGCGAAGGCGCGCGCGCCGCGCCGGGCGGGCGCGAAGGCCCGGGGAACCCGCGGCGCCGCCGCGAAGGCCGCGAAGGCCGCGAAGGCGAAGGCGAGGGCCGGGACGGGTGCGCGCCCGGGCAGGAAGGGCGCGCGGCCGTCGAAGCCGCGGCCGGCGCGGAAGGCGGCGCCGTCCGCGGCGGGGCGGAAGTCGACGGCGCCGTCCCCGAAGACGCGGCGCGCCGGTGTGCGCGCCGGTGGGCGCGGCAGCGCGCGGCGGCGCGGCGCACCGTCGGCGCGGCGGCCGCGGTAG
- a CDS encoding coproporphyrinogen-III oxidase family protein: MARPFGVYVHYPYCTHRCPYCDFAVTTERPPGAGRYARAVRAELGLRAPAFEGLSLRSVYLGGGTPSLWDADELRDVLAAVRDRFGLPGGAEVTLEVNPESSDPARLEAWRAAGVNRISVGAQSFDPGVLAKLGRRHGPERAEQAIREAAAAIGNVSVDLIYGARRSSVETARRDAERAVEAGAVHVSAYALTLDPDVMAEEVPLARMRREGRLPLPSDEDALAQAAALRAALRRLGLRRYEISNFARPGRESVHNGLYWRHESYLGLGAGAYGCRRGDAGSVRYGNLRDAGAWLATVEAGRLPTAEEDRIDARADRNERLMLALRTRDGAPLAALGPAQTREAADLVRHRLAVRRDGALVLTSRGLDLHSAISERLFE, translated from the coding sequence ATGGCGCGCCCGTTCGGCGTGTACGTGCACTATCCGTACTGCACGCACCGCTGCCCCTACTGCGACTTCGCGGTCACCACCGAGCGCCCGCCCGGCGCCGGCCGGTACGCGCGCGCGGTGCGGGCCGAGCTCGGGCTGCGCGCGCCCGCGTTCGAGGGCCTCTCGCTCCGGAGCGTCTACCTGGGCGGCGGCACGCCCTCGCTCTGGGACGCCGACGAGCTCCGCGACGTCCTCGCCGCCGTCCGCGACCGGTTCGGCCTCCCCGGCGGCGCCGAGGTCACGCTGGAGGTGAACCCCGAGTCCAGCGACCCGGCGCGGCTCGAGGCCTGGCGGGCCGCCGGGGTGAACCGGATCTCGGTCGGCGCGCAGTCGTTCGACCCGGGCGTGCTCGCGAAGCTCGGCCGCCGCCACGGGCCGGAGCGCGCCGAGCAGGCCATCCGCGAGGCCGCCGCCGCCATCGGCAACGTGAGCGTGGACCTCATCTACGGCGCGCGCCGGTCGAGCGTGGAGACCGCGCGGCGCGACGCCGAGCGGGCGGTGGAGGCCGGCGCGGTGCACGTGTCCGCCTACGCGCTCACGCTCGATCCCGACGTGATGGCCGAGGAGGTGCCGCTCGCGCGCATGCGGCGCGAGGGCCGGCTGCCGCTCCCCTCCGACGAGGACGCGCTGGCGCAGGCGGCGGCGCTGCGCGCGGCGCTCCGGCGCCTCGGGCTCCGCCGCTACGAGATCTCCAACTTCGCCCGGCCCGGCCGCGAGTCGGTCCACAACGGCCTCTACTGGCGGCACGAGAGCTACCTCGGCCTCGGCGCCGGCGCGTACGGCTGCCGGCGCGGGGACGCGGGCTCGGTGCGCTACGGCAACCTGCGCGACGCCGGCGCCTGGCTGGCGACGGTGGAGGCGGGACGGCTGCCCACCGCCGAGGAGGACCGGATCGACGCGCGCGCCGACCGGAACGAGCGGCTCATGCTGGCGCTGCGGACCCGCGACGGCGCGCCGCTCGCCGCGCTCGGCCCGGCGCAGACGCGCGAGGCCGCCGACCTGGTGCGGCACCGGCTGGCGGTGCGGCGGGATGGCGCGCTGGTCCTCACCAGCCGGGGCCTCGACCTGCACAGCGCGATCTCGGAGCGGCTGTTCGAGTGA